The window TAATCCCTCTATCTCATTCATAATATCTTTTTGCTCTATAAAAGACATTTCGATATCTAACTGAGTAAACTCAGGTTGTCTATCAGCTCTTAAATCTTCATCTCTAAAACATTTAGCAATTTGGAAATATTTTTCTACTCCTGAAATCATTAATAATTGCTTAAATAATTGAGGTGATTGTGGTAAAGCATAGAAATCTCCTGGATTAATTCTACTTGGAACTAAGAAGTCTCTTGCTCCCTCTGGTGTTGACTTTGTTAAAATTGGAGTATCTACATCTAGGAATCCTTTTTCATCCATATAGTTTCTTATTGACATAATCATTTTATGTCTCATTTTTAGATTTCTAGTCATTTGAGATCTTCTTAAATCTAAATATCTATATTTTAATCTTATATTTTCGCTTAAATTTTCATCTCCAGATATTTGGAATGGTAAAACATCACAGTTATTTAAAACTTCTAAATCTGTTACAAATACTTCAATATCACCAGTAGGAATATTAGCATTTTTGCTTTGTCTTTCTTTTACAACTCCTACAACTTTTATAACTGATTCATTTTTTAATTTTTGTGCTCTTTCTACAACTGAAACTTCTGCTACATCTGTGTGGAAAACTATTTGTGTTTTTCCTTCTCTATCTCTTAAATCGATAAATGTTAATCCACCTAAGTCTCTTTTTGTATCAACCCATCCAGATAAAGTAACTGTTTCACCAATATTTGAAGCTCTTAATTCCCCTAAGTTATGAGTTCTATAATACGTCATCGCTTTTCTCCTTCTATTATTTTAATATGTTTTTTATATTTTCTATACTTACTTCTTCTTGAGTTCTATTGATGAAATCTTTTAGCATAACAACACCTTTATTCATCTCATCCTCCCCTATTATAATAACATTTTTCGCCCCAACTTTATCAGCTTTTTTCATATGAGCTTTCATTCCTTTTGAAGCATAATCTATTACAACAGATTTTCCAAAAAGTCTTAAATCATTAGCTAACTTAAATGCAGAATCCATAGTAGCTTCTCCCAACCAAGCTATATATACATCTAACTCTCTTTTTGGGAAATCCTCACCTAAAAGCATCATGATTCTTTCAACTCCTGCTGCAAATCCAAATGCAGGTATCTCTTTATCTCCAAGTTGCTTTAGAAGATTATCATATCTTCCTCCACCTAAAACAGTTCCTTGTGATCCTAATTTATTTGTCACAATCTCATAAACTGTACTTGAATAATAATCCAATCCTCTAACTAGTCTTGGATCCTCTTTATACTTTACATTAAATAATGTTAAATATTTTTTCACTGTTTCATAGTGTGCTTTTTCCTCTACTGATAAAGAGTCTGTTATAATTGGTGCATCAGCTGTTAACTCTTTACATTTATCTACTTTACAATCTAAAACTCTAAGTGGATTTTTCTCCATTCT of the Cetobacterium sp. NK01 genome contains:
- the hisS gene encoding histidine--tRNA ligase, with translation MKLIKAVRGTKDIFGDEGIKYDYITRTAQEFFGNYGYSMIKTPIFEETDLFKRGVGEGTDIVEKEMYTFQDRGERSITLRPEGTAAVVRCYLENKIYAKEEVSRYFYAGSMFRYERPQAGRQREFNQIGVEVLGESSPILDAEVIAMGYSFLSKIGVTDLEVTINSVGEKESRQRYRETLLNFLEPMREELCDDCKMRMEKNPLRVLDCKVDKCKELTADAPIITDSLSVEEKAHYETVKKYLTLFNVKYKEDPRLVRGLDYYSSTVYEIVTNKLGSQGTVLGGGRYDNLLKQLGDKEIPAFGFAAGVERIMMLLGEDFPKRELDVYIAWLGEATMDSAFKLANDLRLFGKSVVIDYASKGMKAHMKKADKVGAKNVIIIGEDEMNKGVVMLKDFINRTQEEVSIENIKNILK